In a genomic window of Erinaceus europaeus chromosome 12, mEriEur2.1, whole genome shotgun sequence:
- the LOC132541934 gene encoding keratin-associated protein 4-3-like isoform X2, protein MVNSCCGSVCSEQSCGESCCCRPSCCVSSCCRPQCCQSVCCQPTCCRPSCCISSCCRPSCSVSSCCRPTCCPSSCCRPSCCRPSCCISSCCRPSCCVSSCCRPTCCPSSCCRPSSCGSSCCRPTCCPSSCCRPTCCISSCCRPSCCGSSCCRPTCCISSCCRPVCCQTTCCRTTCCRPTYSSASCC, encoded by the exons ATGGTCAACTCCTGTTGTGGATCTGTGTGCTCTGAGCAGAGCTGTGGAGAGAGCTGCTGCTGCCGCCCCAGCTGCTGTGTGTCCAGCTGCTGCAGGCCCCAGTGCTGCCAGTCTGTGTGCTGCCAGCCCACCTGCTGTCGCCCCTCCTGCTGCATCTCCAGTTGCTGCAGGCCCAGCTGCTCTGTGTCCAGCTGCTGCCGCCCCACCTGCTGCCCCTCTAGTTGCTGCCGCCCCTCCTGCTGCCGCCCCTCCTGCTGCATCTCCAGTTGCTGCAGGCCCAGCTGCTGTGTGTCCAGCTGCTGCCGCCCCACCTGCTGCCCATCTAGCTGCTGCCGCCCCTCCAGCTGTGGCTCCAGCTGCTGCAGGCCCACCTGCTGCCCCTCTAGCTGCTGCAGGCCCACTTGCTGCATCTCTAGCTGCTGTCGTCCTTCCTGCTGTGGCTCTAGTTGCTGCAGACCTACCTGCTGCATCTCTAGCTGCTGCCGCCCTGTCTGCTGCCAGACCACCTGCTGCAGGACCACCTGCTGCCGCCCCA CCTACTCCAGTGCTTCTTGCTGCTGA
- the LOC132541934 gene encoding keratin-associated protein 4-3-like isoform X1: MVNSCCGSVCSEQSCGESCCCRPSCCVSSCCRPQCCQSVCCQPTCCRPSCCISSCCRPSCSVSSCCRPTCCPSSCCRPSCCRPSCCISSCCRPSCCVSSCCRPTCCPSSCCRPSSCGSSCCRPTCCPSSCCRPTCCISSCCRPSCCGSSCCRPTCCISSCCRPVCCQTTCCRTTCCRPSCCVSSCCRPAYSSASCC, from the coding sequence ATGGTCAACTCCTGTTGTGGATCTGTGTGCTCTGAGCAGAGCTGTGGAGAGAGCTGCTGCTGCCGCCCCAGCTGCTGTGTGTCCAGCTGCTGCAGGCCCCAGTGCTGCCAGTCTGTGTGCTGCCAGCCCACCTGCTGTCGCCCCTCCTGCTGCATCTCCAGTTGCTGCAGGCCCAGCTGCTCTGTGTCCAGCTGCTGCCGCCCCACCTGCTGCCCCTCTAGTTGCTGCCGCCCCTCCTGCTGCCGCCCCTCCTGCTGCATCTCCAGTTGCTGCAGGCCCAGCTGCTGTGTGTCCAGCTGCTGCCGCCCCACCTGCTGCCCATCTAGCTGCTGCCGCCCCTCCAGCTGTGGCTCCAGCTGCTGCAGGCCCACCTGCTGCCCCTCTAGCTGCTGCAGGCCCACTTGCTGCATCTCTAGCTGCTGTCGTCCTTCCTGCTGTGGCTCTAGTTGCTGCAGACCTACCTGCTGCATCTCTAGCTGCTGCCGCCCTGTCTGCTGCCAGACCACCTGCTGCAGGACCACCTGCTGCCGCCCCAGTTGCTGTGTGTCCAGCTGCTGCCGCCCAGCCTACTCCAGTGCTTCTTGCTGCTGA